The Coffea arabica cultivar ET-39 chromosome 10e, Coffea Arabica ET-39 HiFi, whole genome shotgun sequence region TcactttaacccctcaagtCTCTCCTTGTTTCACTAAAGCCCAAAAACTTCTGCAAATCAATCATGTTTACCCCTTTCAAgcttaaatctttttttttatgttttaattgtgcttttagttaattaattctggattttggaatgAAATTAAACTTTAACATTTTTTAGTTCAACTATTAGTTTGTTGGGTTTTGGTAAAATGAAAGGGGAATCGGATTTGGCTATTTGTTTGGGTTACTTGGATTTgggttaggttttttttttttttcatttgggtTTGTCCTGGGCTGAAGGGTTAAGGCCCATCAGCTGGTTGATTTATTCTTGAGGTTAGAATAGTGGACTGGCTCTTTCCTTTTGCTTTGGATTTCGGTTGGGCTTAGGTAGTTTTTAGcccagaaataaataaaatgatggcCCAGTGGCCTGATTTGTTAAGGAATAAGAAAATGTTTTCGCATATCAGTCCCTGTACTTTCAAGTACTTTCactgcggcccagaacatttaAATTCCTTTCAACtcggtccttaaattaatttcattttggtccttgaattttatcttttatttaattttgacccctgaactttggaaaatataatttttatcccccaaaagttttcaatttttgcaattcagtccttAGCAAATTTTggctctctttattatgattgtttcttttttaactaattatgttacttttgaatatgttcaacttgtaattttagatgttttaaatttctttatgtttgacatattagtgtgaatttagtacttttattattattattattttcaattaaagtggtgccataattcttttgttcattgtgagtataaataggacaatttgactccatttagtcaccacttcaaacgggaggtacccctatttttattatttcaatgtcaattacgtgctcttatgtgcttctatgtgttcctatgtgtttatgtatttttatatgctttatttatttgattcaaatattcattcaaattttcttatatacgttttagttaatttttataatgattcgagaggtatttaaatacctcaaaaatgtaatagataggataattagatttgttttattatatttttccctccTAGATTGTAGTCaggcgctccccgatgtaatagataagttgtgtgtttatgtggcttatgtgttatgtgttttatccgcttttcttaggaCTTTGGCATatagatattatgcttacgtgttatgtgttacgtgctcttatgtgtttatttgttttaatttatgctttatttgCTTCACTATATATTGTTAATGCataacgtcaccacactagtccaacgctagttgtggcttctccctccgcttacttgctagtccaacgctagtaagtatttttagaaatgggttagtccaacgctataCCCTTAGATTGTTCATGCATTAGATTCATCTTTTGTGTGATATCCATTACATTTCCatgtatattttattttttagaattttctcatttgcatgatattttctattatattatccTCTACCCCCTaccctctatatgtgttaatcaaatcatttagaattgcacttcatttaagaaattgtgaaataagttagttcatttgcttgttcatattaggagaattatttttgaacatggatatgggtgattataactctttagtttaaatatcccattaatccttgtataagaaaattatgtcacgagtttttgtctcccgtacccattatgctgcatttcctttttctttgatcacttataactatgtatataatttaatttcttttctttacttttaatttcatcatttgcatactcgtgacaccttcaaggaattattttggcctttgcaattaatgcgattggttcaattaaacccttgaatgaacatttgtTCCTTTCGATGTTTTTatgaatttagatttgcatccatgtagaaaacattcaaatgtgataaattaagggttaaattaagaaaattttgactaaaccacgcaactagcttagactaggttgaaagggtgccttaggtttgagttgattgaacctttgccttccctttcttcaaccgtgactcccgaactcattttctcttgttttcaaagacctggagttgtctaaaagggttttattttattttattttgttaaaaatatttttgggtgacttggtacacccaaactcgataccaagtggcgactcctaatttttcttcaaaacccttttagactaaattttggacccaaattgtcgcattttttttaagtcccattcttGGTCCTTTTCCgtttattattaataaatcacattttttataaacactttctttttccatcgcaaaaaaatggggcgcgacaacttggcgactccactggggacgttAGAGAGTCCAAGCACTTGGCTTAGtcgtcttttctctttttaacccttatatttatcatatttggatgttttaggttgcatttttcttttttagaatgttttgcatttcacactCGTAATCATTCCTCGTCTTAcgtgtatgtgatgaatggcttatttatttatttattcgtatcgcgcattgcatttgggtgggggaaaaTAGCACCGTAGAGCCTCCACACGTGTTTTAATTATAATCTCTCCCCTCAAAAggaagcacttcatacgtgcatgcattatttttaccctttttttatttttctcgtgggcgccatcccacatctccttgtaggattaggatcgatttccttaggtaggcggatggtgtgctctgcgcccatagcgatgcctaagggatcactcaagccaccgaccAAAGGTTTTGGGGTTGATGACCCTTAACTTtttggtctgaaggcttgggagcctgaaaccttatcgagtctagatgcattagtaagccaaacctcatgcatccatattagaaattacctaggatagagtcaacatatccaattaggaaCACTaagcacgaggggagggatttcacccctctttctttgctttatttacttttcattCTTGTATCATTTATTGTCACAACGTGTTATATGTTACTTGTTGAACTAACCTCTCcttgttttccctttttctgcATACACAAACTTTAGAAATAAGAGTCCTAACATGGTACTCGTTTAAGATAAGACCGCCTCTTATATCAAgcatgtttaaattttagtATGCATATGTATTGCacatcattttaggcttaccccggCATTTAAAGGGGGCACCTTTAGGTCACATTTCAATTATTTCATTGTATATTTAATAtgctttaataaattgtcatcaTGCATTAACCATAGAGGGAATGCCGCATAGGAAATCCCACGGTAGGAATAAGTCACCTTTTGTCtcggatatgtaatccaatgagacCTGCATGTTTATGATTTTGTATTGCCTAAGGGGTAAAATCCCGAGGTAAGGTACTAAGAGTGAAATTCCTCCTCAGATGGCTCCGTGCAGAATGCTGAACCAGATACCTCGGGAACTAACAGACTGGAAAAATAATATGACACATGAGGTGAAAAGACTGTTCAAATATGTGGGACATTTACCGAGTCTTCTAAGCATAACTCCAAATGTTGCAATCATTCAAGCTCTACTTGAGTACTGGGATCCAGAAGGTTCTATTTTTCGATTCGGTGAATGTGAACTAACACCAACTTTAGAAGAAATAGAAGGATTATTGCAGATACCTGGGAAAGGTTATCCTATGATATATCCAACTAATGGAACAAGGGAACAGTTTTATAGGTTTTTGGGATTAAGGCAGGTTAGTATGAACCAACATCCGGATGCGAGATCGTGTCCGTTAGAGTTTCTGTATGAACGATTTGGAGAAAGAGGGTCCTATGAACAGTACCGAACCGATTTTTTTATAAGTAAGGAGCAATGGGTAGAGAAGCGAGTGCAAGCGTTTGGATTAGCTTTGATCAATCTGTTGTTGTTCCCGCAAAAGCATGGAAAGATCACATTTTTCACTATCAACATGGTTCAGAGCCTATTTTCAGGGATTAATGGAATGACCCCTACCTTGGTGCCTGTAATCATTGCCGACATCTTCATGGCCGCTACTGAATGTCAAAAGAAAAGAGGTTTCTTTTATGGGTCAAATTTGATACTCCAAATGTGGGCAATGGAGCATCTAGCGAAGAGAACGCTCAATCCTTTGGGATCTTGTCTCCCCGCAGAGAATTGGATCGAATCACACCGAGAAAGGGTCAAAAAGTATTATCGAATTGCATCTCCGACTCAGTTTATTCAAGAGTTCGATAACTTGACACCTGAGAAAATACAATGGGTTTTGGATTGGACAAAAGTTAGGGATCCGGTTTTCACGACTACCCAACACAGTTTTATCCCCCTAGCAGGCACCAATGGATTGGTCGCATATATTCCGCAACGAGTCATGAGGCAATTTGGGTATCCGCAAAGAATTCCGATGATACAAGGGCTTGAAAATATCAGACTCAACACAGTTGCTGAAAGTCGGAGCATGGTATTGGAAGCTTGGGGAAATCTTCTTAGTTTAGAGAGCTTGCACTTGGATCAAGTGAACAAATTGGAACCTAAGGTCATTTCAGAGTATAATGAGTGGATCAAACTGACAATTGAACAAGCTCGAAAGAAGTCACAGTCCGCTCCTGTCAGCCCTGAAGAGCAGATAGACAAGCTGAAGAAAGAACTCGAGGATTATCAATTGCAACTCATAGTGGCCGACCATGCCCTGGAAGACGCTCGAGCGCAATTAAAGTGGGagacaagaaaaactgaaaagttGGAGAGAGCCCTGGATGCATTTGACAAAATTCGAGAAGGAATTCGGAAGCTTAGTATAGGAAGGTCTAAGGAGTCTCAACGTACTAGTTTAGCAAGGCATGAGGATTTTGTAAAAATGGTCAATCGAACCATCAATGAAGCTGTACAAAATGATTGAACTTGTCAGTGGTTAATGAGAATTTCTACATTCACTTACAGGTTTGAAATTGGGATTTTACCccgaaggtgttgcatcatatTAGGCcgacccttggcacaaaaagggttcccccataggacatgcatccgaattatttagatatctactaactcatgattttttttttcttttttctttttcttgaataaattaCAGCAATTTGACAGAAGATCCACTCCTAAATCAGTTTCTTTTTCCCACTTGCAGATATTTTTCACAATTGCTACCCAAAGAAGCCCCATCATCACCAGGTCTCGAAGTAGAGCCTTGAGACAGcctgtaaacatgagttcaatGCCTGAGGCTTCGGAAAGATCTGCTATGGTTACATCACCGGACTTCACAGCATTGGGAGCTCAGTTAAGTGAGGTACTTGACAAGTTCAATGACTTAAGTGTTGAAATGGCCGCACAGAGGCTTGTCATTGATCAGTTGGTAACAAGCAATAGCGGTGGTGGTGTCCCAAATGACCGAGAACCTGTCGATACCCACCCACATGCACAAGACAATCAACCACCTCACACATCCAATGCCCAGACAactttccttccttccttcgcTAATCCCCTTGAAAATACCTTTACCCAACTAAATTCAGACCTTTCCTATACGCATCCGAATTATATACTGATTAACCCAACCAGTAACCAAATCCCTCAAACCCATCCACAAACTAATCTGAACGTTCCCCCCAACCCTCAGGAACCTCACCATCACGTTGCAGCACCTTTTGTGTTGGACACTGCAGCTCAAGGGAAGGCGGCGGTAGAAGAACAACCTGTGCCTATTGACAAAGATCTGTTGAGAAGATTGGATCGATTCGATGATTTTATGAAAAAGAATCAAGGATTGAGCAGGCATAGTGGGTTGGATTACGATGAATTGTGTCTTTTCCCAGATATTCAGCTACCATTGGGATTCAAAACTCCCAAATTCAGCAAATATGATGGAACTGGAAATCCCAAGACGCATCTTAAgatgtttgccaacaagttaggTAAGCCAGTGGATGATGAAAATTTGCCTATGCGTCTATTTCCGGAAAGTTTAGAGGGGGACGCTCTAGAttggtattcaaatttgaaatctgGAGAGGTAAAAACTTGGTTAGATCTGTCAACAGCTTTTGTGAAGCAGTATGAGTTTAATTGTGAATTGGCACCAACACGAACAACACTGGAGGGTACAAAAAGAAAGCCATCGGAAGATCACAAGACCTATGCAAAGCGGTGGAGAAAGTTAGCTGCCAAAGTGGAGCCACCCATGACTGAGGAGGAGATTGTTCGTACTTTCATCAAGGCTCATGATCCACCCTACTTCGAAgagatttttcgcatgactggaagTTCATTTGCCGCTATTATTAACAAGTTGGAGGAATACGACGAGTTTGTCAAGGcagggaagattgttaatgtatCGGCATTGAAGTTGCAATTGGATGCTCTACAGAATCAAAGCAACATTGGGAAAAAGTCCcaattcaagaagaaagaaggagaaacTGCTTTTATATGGGATCAAGGCCCGTCTTTTAGACCCAAAAACCATCCCATCTATTCTGTTCCTTACCAGTATTACACCAACGCTCAACCAGTCTACCACGCTACTACCCAACTCCATCATTCCCGACCAAGTCATTTGAATACCTCACCATTACCTCCGACTCCACAACCTATCTTTCAAAATCACTCCCGTCCCAATTATTATCCCAGACCAACCCTACAAAATAATAACCCTTCTCAAAATCCTTTTCAAACCAGGGAAGTGCAAAATCAAAGGCAATTTCGAACCTTCACCAATTTGGGCCGACCCATTGATCAATTGTATGAGCAGTTAAGAGCAGCGGGAAAAATTAGCACTGTTCCTCCCAAACTCTATCCCAGAGGTCCTCCTGACAGTTATGATCCACAAGCAATCTGTGCCTACCATTCTGGAAGTCCAGGCCATACCACTGGCAATTGTTGGGCTCTAAAACATAAGATCCAGGATATGATTGATTCTGGAGACATCGTTCTTAGAAGAAAGGGAGAGCAGGGACCGAATGTTAGTAAGAATCCTTTACCTGAGCATGGGAACACTGTGGGAGTTATCATCGCTGATGAAGATTGTGTAGATCCCACTCAGTACATTGTAGATGAAACTGAAGTGTTTGGCGTGATGGAGGCTGATCATGCGAGAATGAGAAAACTGTCGCCTGTTGAAAAGTCCATGACTAAGGATAATGTCGAGGgaaatttgaaatcttttgTGTTTGAAAAAGAGGAGCCATTCATAGCAGAAGGGGGAGTTTCCGAGGTTAACAAAGTTCCTTTTATTCTGGATCTGCCATCTTTTGAATGGGATGTATCAGAGCCTGTTATTCTCGAATTTCCAGAACAAATGCCTGTCAATAACTTGCAAGAGATACCATGGAACTACGAGGAACCTAGTCTGTTGATTGGAGATAAAAAATGCTTGAAGGAGGAGGTACCTACTATTGCCAGGTTTGAAAAAGTTGCGAAAAATTCCGAAATCGGCGTTCAATTCAAAGCCAAGGATAATTCTTCAACCCCCAAGCCTCTTGTGTCTGAAAAGGAAGCTGTGGATTTTTTAAAGATGCTGAAGAGAAGTGAGTACAAAACAGTGGAGCAATTGGATAGGATGTCTactcaaatttcttttctgaatcttctcttgaCCTCCGAGCTACATAGAGAAGCATTGCTCAAAATTCTGAATGAAGCTCAAGTCCCTAAGGATATTCCGGTGGATAAATTTTCTAACATCGTGGGGAATGTACTTGCTGCTAATCATATTGCCTTCTCTGATGACGATCTGACTGTAGAGGGGATCGGGCATAACAGAGCCTTGTATATATCAGTCCGTTGCAATGGAAAGCTGTTGCCGAGGGTTTTAGTGGATAATGGGTCAGCGTTGAATATCTGTCCATGGAACACTCTCACCAAGCTTGGATTTCTTGATATTAAACTCCGTCCATCTGCAACTGTGGTTCGAGGATTTGATAGTTCAAAAAGGGAATCTATGGGTGAAGTAGATCTGGTATTGGAGATAGGCcctgctcaattccaagttactTGCCAAGTCATGGACTTCTCCGGCGTTTACAATATTTTGCTTGGAAGACCTTGGATACATGCTTCCAATTCAGTGCCATCTTCGTTGCATCAAATATTGAGATTTATTGCGAATGATCAACTCATTACTGTGTTTGCTGAGGATGACTGTACCATGATCGTTGATGCAAAATTCAATGGTGAAAACAGACAAAGGAATCCAATTTCAGCTCATCATGTTGCTGACATCGTCTCTGTGGGATGGGCATCCAGGGATAAGTCTCTAACTCATTCAGATTTGCCAGAGGCCAGTATTATGATGGCGAGGGAGATGATCCGAGGCGGATACGAAATAGGAAAAGGTCTTGGGAGAGAATTACAAGGAATTTTGGAGCCAATAGAGATCCCGACGCAGAAGGATACATTTGGATTGGGATTTCATCCG contains the following coding sequences:
- the LOC113692553 gene encoding uncharacterized protein, giving the protein MAPCRMLNQIPRELTDWKNNMTHEVKRLFKYVGHLPSLLSITPNVAIIQALLEYWDPEGSIFRFGECELTPTLEEIEGLLQIPGKGYPMIYPTNGTREQFYRFLGLRQVSMNQHPDARSCPLEFLYERFGERGSYEQYRTDFFISKEQWVEKRVQAFGLALINLLLFPQKHGKITFFTINMVQSLFSGINGMTPTLVPVIIADIFMAATECQKKRGFFYGSNLILQMWAMEHLAKRTLNPLGSCLPAENWIESHRERVKKYYRIASPTQFIQEFDNLTPEKIQWVLDWTKVRDPVFTTTQHSFIPLAGTNGLVAYIPQRVMRQFGYPQRIPMIQGLENIRLNTVAESRSMVLEAWGNLLSLESLHLDQVNKLEPKVISEYNEWIKLTIEQARKKSQSAPVSPEEQIDKLKKELEDYQLQLIVADHALEDARAQLKWETRKTEKLERALDAFDKIREGIRKLSIGRSKESQRTSLARHEDFVKMVNRTINEAIFFTIATQRSPIITRSRSRALRQPVNMSSMPEASERSAMVTSPDFTALGAQLSEVLDKFNDLSVEMAAQRLVIDQLVTSNSGGGVPNDREPVDTHPHAQDNQPPHTSNAQTTFLPSFANPLENTFTQLNSDLSYTHPNYILINPTSNQIPQTHPQTNLNVPPNPQEPHHHVAAPFVLDTAAQGKAAVEEQPVPIDKDLLRRLDRFDDFMKKNQGLSRHSGLDYDELCLFPDIQLPLGFKTPKFSKYDGTGNPKTHLKMFANKLGKPVDDENLPMRLFPESLEGDALDWYSNLKSGEVKTWLDLSTAFVKQYEFNCELAPTRTTLEGTKRKPSEDHKTYAKRWRKLAAKVEPPMTEEEIVRTFIKAHDPPYFEEIFRMTGSSFAAIINKLEEYDEFVKAGKIVNVSALKLQLDALQNQSNIGKKSQFKKKEGETAFIWDQGPSFRPKNHPIYSVPYQYYTNAQPVYHATTQLHHSRPSHLNTSPLPPTPQPIFQNHSRPNYYPRPTLQNNNPSQNPFQTREVQNQRQFRTFTNLGRPIDQLYEQLRAAGKISTVPPKLYPRGPPDSYDPQAICAYHSGSPGHTTGNCWALKHKIQDMIDSGDIVLRRKGEQGPNVSKNPLPEHGNTVGVIIADEDCVDPTQYIVDETEVFGVMEADHARMRKLSPVEKSMTKDNVEGNLKSFVFEKEEPFIAEGGVSEVNKVPFILDLPSFEWDVSEPVILEFPEQMPVNNLQEIPWNYEEPSLLIGDKKCLKEEVPTIARFEKVAKNSEIGVQFKAKDNSSTPKPLVSEKEAVDFLKMLKRSEYKTVEQLDRMSTQISFLNLLLTSELHREALLKILNEAQVPKDIPVDKFSNIVGNVLAANHIAFSDDDLTVEGIGHNRALYISVRCNGKLLPRVLVDNGSALNICPWNTLTKLGFLDIKLRPSATVVRGFDSSKRESMGEVDLVLEIGPAQFQVTCQVMDFSGVYNILLGRPWIHASNSVPSSLHQILRFIANDQLITVFAEDDCTMIVDAKFNGENRQRNPISAHHVADIVSVGWASRDKSLTHSDLPEASIMMAREMIRGGYEIGKGLGRELQGILEPIEIPTQKDTFGLGFHPTAKDRKEMQARKQAEKKGKQTALNIPPLYHTFPRPSEVIMPETKNFVEEIEVDLSQLFVGAIDEEEPSENLEFLPIIEGAIQNWTADYFPSRREFRWPQIKPFDPLDVTILEFDGCNLDISHELEIMQSEIQNESDNEEEFESVSRDLIQYEEKSKPNLEETEIINIGTKTEVKEVKVSIHLNKKQKEEMIEFLMLFQDVFAWSYDDMPGISTDIVVHRLPIDPNFLPVKQKPRKFKPEMSLKIKEQVVKQLNAKIIMVSHYPTWLSNPVPVPKKSGEVRVCVDYRDLNKASPKDDFPLPNIHILLDNTAGHEIESFGDCFAGYHQILMAEEDREKTSFITPWGTFCYRVMPFGLKNAGATYQRTMTTLFHDMIHKEMEVYVDDIIIKSKKVDDHLVDLKKLFERLRKYNLKLNPAKCAFGAPADCQQAFDKIKNYLLNPPVLVPPQPGRPLIMYLSVLDEAVGCVLGQHDESGRKEQAIYYLSKKFTAYEANYSFLERSCCALAWAAQKLRHYLLGYTTYLISRSDPLKYLLEKSMPTGRMAKWQMILSEFDIVFTTQKAVKGQVIADHLAENPRDDDYQPLHTYFPDEEILFVGAVEDMSEQYPGWRLFFDGASNSFGAGIGAVLVSPEGKHYPATAKLRFPCTNNMAEYEACIFGLKMALDMEIKDLIAFSDSDLLVHQTLKQWVTRDSKIMLYHCNLLSLASKFRNLELRHIPRTRNAFADALATLSSMIQHPDELVIEPIQIQLQNRPAHCLVTERVTDGRSWYKDIKEFMKTGSYPPDTDSVAKIFLRRMSSRFFLNGEVLYKKTSDLGLLRCINEEEADYMMKEVHSGVCGPHMNGHLLAKKIMRTGYFWLTMEHDCVDFVRKCVKCQMHGDIIRAPPTELHSMTAPWPCSIWGMDVIGTIDPSASNGHRFILVAIEYFTKWVEAASYKHVTKKVVSDFLRNNIICRFGVPETLITDNAKNLNNDMVDGLCEQFKIKHRNSAIYRPQMNGAVEAANKNLKKIIRKMTEAHRDWHEKLPYALMAYRTTIRTSTGATPFSLMYGMEAVLPAEVEIPSLRILMEAQIEEAEWVRERQEQLSLIDEKRLNAVCHGQCYQQRMARAYNKKVKPRLFEVGDKVLKRILPMQDEAKGKFAPNWQGPFIVKKVLSGGALILMEMDGQIFPQPINADMCKKFFI